In a single window of the Magnolia sinica isolate HGM2019 chromosome 7, MsV1, whole genome shotgun sequence genome:
- the LOC131250726 gene encoding probable pectinesterase/pectinesterase inhibitor 32: MLNVSDRYPRLANAIETCMELMELTAEELRWTQYATSQLNGIGLTDISANVSVGINGDDDFHPHVDHVGNLNAWLSAASTNQDTCLEGLEGTQFRWVYNAFEHGMRRLTESILHALSIARQFDIMSVVPPSNGGDGGRKLLGDYNDFPRWIQVSDRRLLDLPVSQMPVNVTVALDGTGNFTKLTDAIASAPSDSHRRYVIYVKAGVYQEYVRIKKHKRYLVLVGDGADRTIITGNLSVRRNKITTYLTTTFGVTGRGIIIRDMTFKNTAGPKMSQAVAFRSNSDLSVYYRCGFHGYQDTLYAHSLRQFYRNCTISGTVDFIFGNSAAVFQNCKILLRKPLPGQKNTITAHGRLSASQTTGFSFQKCIIAGEPQLLADMKSTKSFLGRPWRPYSTTVFMQSYISDLIHPRGWVEWSGDYALKTLYYAEYKNYGPGARLVGRVNWIGFHSINTTSEMLNFTVDRLLHGSSWLPFTGVTYSLGLQT; the protein is encoded by the exons ATGCTGAACGTATCCGACCGTTATCCTCGTCTCGCTAACGCCATTGAGACCTGCATGGAGCTTATGGAGCTCACTGCCGAGGAGCTGAGGTGGACGCAATACGCCACGTCACAGCTCAACGGTATTGGTTTAACCGATATAAGTGCAAATGTCAGTGTAGGAATCAACGGTGATGATGATTTTCATCCCCATGTGGACCACGTGGGGAATCTGAACGCTTGGTTGAGTGCAGCTTCCACCAATCAGGACACGTGTTTGGAAGGTTTGGAAGGGACCCAATTTCGGTGGGTCTACAACGCCTTCGAACATGGAATGAGGCGATTGACGGAGTCTATCTTACATGCGCTGAGTATCGCCCGTCAGTTTGATATTATGTCAGTGGTTCCTCCCTCCAATGGTGGCGATGGTGGCCGGAAGCTGTTGGGTGATTATAATGATTTCCCGAGGTGGATCCAGGTGAGTGACCGGAGGCTGTTGGATTTGCCGGTGAGTCAGATGCCGGTGAACGTGACCGTCGCGTTGGATGGGACAGGAAATTTCACAAAATTAACGGATGCGATTGCGTCAGCCCCGAGTGATAGTCACCGTCGATATGTGATCTACGTTAAAGCTGGCGTTTATCAAGAGTATGTTCGCATCAAAAAACATAAAAGGTATCTAGTGTTAGTCGGCGACGGTGCGGATCGGACGATCATCACCGGTAATCTGAGCGTTCGACGTAATAAAATCACCACATATCTAACGACCACTTTCG GAGTCACGGGCCGAGGCATCATAATCCGAGACATGACCTTCAAGAACACAGCAGGCCCCAAAATGTCACAAGCAGTCGCCTTTCGATCAAACTCCGACCTCTCAGTCTACTACCGGTGTGGATTCCATGGTTACCAAGACACTCTCTACGCTCACTCTCTCCGCCAATTCTACCGTAATTGCACAATCTCTGGCACTGTTGATTTCATATTCGGCAACAGCGCCGCTGTCTTCCAGAACTGCAAAATCCTCCTTCGCAAGCCCTTGCCTGGCCAGAAAAACACCATAACCGCCCATGGCCGCTTGTCCGCGAGTCAGACCACAGGATTTTCTTTCCAAAAATGCATCATAGCAGGTGAACCTCAACTCCTAGCTGATATGAAATCAACTAAATCATTCCTCGGTCGACCATGGAGACCATATTCTACAACTGTATTCATGCAATCATACATTAGCGATTTGATCCATCCTAGAGGTTGGGTTGAATGGAGCGGAGACTATGCTTTGAAGACTCTTTATTATGCCGAGTACAAGAATTATGGACCGGGGGCTCGCCTAGTGGGCCGCGTCAACTGGATCGGGTTCCATTCAATCAATACTACATCGGAAATGTTAAATTTCACTGTGGATAGGCTCCTCCATGGCAGCTCATGGCTACCTTTCACGGGTGTCACGTATTCGCTTGGTCTCCAGACGTAG